The window AGCTTGTCGATTTCTATTGTCCTGCGATTAGCTAAGCACCCACTGACCTCCACGATTTCTGGCCGCACACGGCACCCCATCTAGATCCCTAGGTAGCAACTAGCAAGGCGTCCAAGATGAGATTCCTGCGGAGTTTCTTCTATTCATGTCACCGAGATGCATTTGGACAGCCGGCATCGAGCCGCAGCCGACGCACACCGAGTATGCATTTCCGACGAGTCTGGTGCAGGGCGGGGACGATGGAGATGGATGTCTCCGGATCCAGCTGGGGGTACGACGGTGGCGGTGGGGGCAGCGCCGGGAGGCACGGCGCGAGGGCTGGGACGCGAGGGGCACGCTGGGGAAGAAGGGATGGCCGGCGCATTTGTTTTTTCAGAGGGAGAGGAAAGAGTAGACTAGTCAACACGCCTATGTGGCATTTTTTGCCAAGTCAACTTCTGACAAgtgtgccccacatgtcataAACGCGCTCAAACGATCCTAATATACCAATCAGTGTTATTTGCCAAAAGATTACACTAGATATGGTGTTTTCTGTCAAAAATATGTAACGTAGTGTTTTCTGCAAACCTAGTCTTCAAAGTGGTGGTTTCATGCAATTTACTCTAGGCAAAGTGATTTTTGCCGAGTATCCGTGGAAAACACCAGGCAATGAAATTTTTGTGTAGTGACCCGGCAAACATCAGTATACATCAGTATAATAGGGACACACAGTTTTTCTGTACTACTTAATGGGTTGTGCCTTTCTCATCGCATGGTAAACTTTGCCTCCCTCCGTTCAGGAATAAGTATACATTTGACAtttattttttttataaaagagTATACTTCTATCTTCCCAATGCATAAAATGCTTCTTTCTTATCACACGGTAACAAAGACCCATAATATTCAGCACATGGTCTTTTCATTTTCTACATGCACTTAGCTCATTGGAGATGAGATAATTAAAGAGTGGAGAGATGGTGGCTTGCACCTTCTCAATGCATTTTTTACTCCACTTCATAAGGGTCTGTTTGGTTTTAAATAAGTCATCAACTTATAAGTCAAAAAGTGAAAAAAATACTTATTTTGCCAAACAGACCCAACTTATAAGTCACCCCAACTTAAAAACTTATAAGTCACCCCCTTTTACGTGGGTTCCATCACCTTTACATAAAAAAACAAGGTGGGAAAGTGTAGTCAGGTGACTTATAAGTCAGATGACAACCAAACAGGCGTGATGTATAAGTCACTGGTTTTAAGTCACCTGACTTATGACTTATTGGAACCAAACATGCCCTAATCTATCCTAACATTTCTGTATGTCCACGTATTCATGGACAGAAAGAATAGACATGTAGATTTCCACCACGGTCTTGAAGGAAATGCTTTATTTAAATGATATGATTGTGAAGGTGCGGCACTTGCATACATGAATGCATGCATATATCCCATTCATTGTAAAAGAAAGGTAAAATATATTCCACACATAAAATCTTGACTCGTAGGATGGATCTTTAGTATCATGGATACAGTTCAATGATTGAACGAAGCCCCATCGTCGGTGTAATCTTGTAGTCAGTGAATCCGGCTTCAATGAAAATCTTGCTCCATTCGTGCTCCTCTCGCTCGACCCCGTCTGCGGCCATCATGAAGACGTCGAACAAAACCTCAGTCTCCTTGGAGGCGATGCCCTGCTGTGACCCTGCAGATCCAATCACTGTATCCACGATTATCACCGTTCCTCCCACGTTCCTCGCCGGGATGGCTTCTTTGCACCGTCGCAATATTTTGACGCAATCTTCGTGTTGCCAGTCATGCAAAACCCACTGAAAAGCAAAGATCGGTACAGTCAATTGATCTGAAGCCACGTACGTAAGTTCATATTTGCTGCTAATCTGTCAGCGGTGAGGCCAGCCTAAAGTATCCGTGGGGTCAATGgtatttttgatttttttcttcAATATGAACAGTAAGTAAACAGTGTTTCTAGGCTTATTTTCAAAAAAACTGTGGGGTCTGTTGACCCCACAGCTACACACGTAGCTTCGGCGCTTATCTGTGTACCTTAAGAAGAACAGCGTCAGCTGGTGGGACGTTGTCAAACATATCACCGCCAACGAAGGTCAATTTGTCATCGGTAGGAGCCGTGGCGACCACGTGGGGGAGGTCCAGCACGGTGCACTTGACGTGTGGGAACGCTCTCGCGATGGCCGCAGCAGCGGCGCCATGGCCGCCACCGACGTCAACCAGTGAGCCCCTCACGGTTTCGAACACACTGCCGCACTCCAGGAGGAGGTTCTCCATAGTGAAGCGGCTGTCGGCGGCCATCGCAGCGTTGAACGCGGTGCCGTCCATTGCCGCAGCCTCCCACAGTGTGCAGCCGTGCGCCACCTCGAACAGCGACATGGCCGCCGCCCGCTCGTCGGTGAACCACTCGCGCATGCTGAAGAGCGTGGTCACGGGGTACGGGCTCACGAACGCGGACACCACGGGGGACAGGTGGGTGCGCCCGCCAGCTCTGTCGACGACGAGGAGGCGGGAGACACGGGTGAGCTTGTACACAGCGCCGGCATGATCACCGGTGACGGAGAAGACTCCGGAGGTGGTGAGCACGCGCATGAGGCGTCGGAGGTTGGAGAGCTTCGTGGGGTGGATCCCGGTTTCGGCGGCGAGGTCTGACAAGGTGGCGGCGCCTCCGAGGTGCTGGATGGCATCCGGGATGCATAGGTCTGTGGCGGCCTTGAGCGCCAGTGATTTGACGAAGGCGAAAGAGTGGTGGTAGAGCTCCACCTGAGCTTGGAGCAACTCATCGGTGCTCATGGCGAGCTCCTTTTGTTGCATGAGTGCCGACATGGTATGTATATGATGTCCTAGCTATCTAGCTATGTTCTCAATTTATAGACTGATATGAAGGTTTGGTAGTGCCAAGATTTCCACAGAACTTCTTCTCAGATTTGCGTCATGTCATACAAATCAACATTGGGAACGGAAAAAAAATTGGAACTGTTGAGTACTGTATGTATGATTGAAAAAGTCCGAGTCGCCCTccgagtaaatagcataaaactacaaAAATACCTTTCTACGCCCAAAAGCAAATGCTCCTGgtatgaacagtaaaatcaaaaaaatattcaaaaaattctgaaattatTTTGTGACATATTTTTATAAATGTTTGTTGTACGTGCAAAATTTCATCGCGAAATCACATTGGTGGAAGGCGTGTAAAAAAAACAAAATCAGAGCTCCAAAATGCTTTTCCAAGTAACATTTTCAGAGCATCGATTTTGTTTTTTTCACCATGCCTTCCACCAATGTGATTTTGCGATAAAATTTTCCATGCACAATAAACATTTGTGAAAGTACGCCACAAAAAAATTTCAGAATattttgaattatttttgaatttatttgatGTCACTGTTCACACCAGGGGCATTTACTTCTGGGTGTAGAAACTCCACGTCCATAAAACTACTACTTTACAGGCTAGGGTTCCAGAAAACTACCGGATTTTATTTTTTCTCAGATAACTACCAAATGGGTGGTCGACTGTTTTAAAAAACCCAAATCGTCGAGTCTTTATCAGTTGATCACGATTATGACAAGTTGGGCCCAAACAAACGGTTATCTTACATGTGGGCCCAACCTGTCGTAATCGTGATCAACTGATAAAGACTCGAcgatttgggttttttgaaaTAGCTGACTACCCATTTGGTAGTTATCTGAGAAAAAATAAAATCCGGTAGTTTTTTAGAACCCTAGCCTGTAAAGTactagttttatgctatttactctcGCCCTCCCGAGTAGCCCCTGTAGGCGACGGGATGAATCCTAGCCGCCGCTGGGCGCCACTCCACCCGCTCCTCCCCTCCCCTGCCGCCGCAAGAGGGCACGACCATGCGAAgcccggccggcggcggcgccagcAGGGCTCTCCGCCCCCTCGCGAGTGGATCCTGTACAGGCTGGGATCGAATGGCCAGGGTGTCGCGATGCGAAGGGTCGCGGCTTCgtctggagggggggggggggtgatgtGGCTAGCCTCCGGTAGTGGGGTGTGCCGGGTTTTGGTGGCGGCGGTGATCTGGCCCAGATCAGCACCAGGCTGTGGACGACGACGACTGGCGGCTGGCGCGGGTTGTGGATGACGACAGTCGGCGTCTAGCTCTGCCTTTTGGGCAGTGGTGGCCGACGGCGATGGTGGACCGGGGATGCGGTGGCGGTCCTCGGGGTTCCGACGGTTGCGTACGTCTCAACGGCAAGGCACCGCGCTGTTCCAGTCAGCTACAGGGTCGGGATGGCGCGATTGCCGGTGAAAATCGCGTCGACTTCGGTCTTGACTGACGATGGCGGAGTCTTTGAAGTTGTTTCCATCTTGAGGCATTGTCGTTGCATGCCGCGTCATCTCGATCGGGTTGCTCCGGGGGAAACCTTAGATCTGGGTCTCCCAGATCTGACGATTATGGCACATTGTGCCGTTCTCCCTCACGGGGGAATCGTTTGGAGCAGGTGTTGACTAGGGGCTCTCAGGTGGAGCGGTGTTACATCTTCTGCATCGACGACGGATCTCGGCAGCATGCCGCATTGGAGTCTCGGGCTCTTAGCGTCGAATCCGTGCTGATGGTCTTGCGTAGGAGGATGGCGCTGTCTAGCGTCATGATGGCGTTGACGGCAGAGAGTCCTGGCAAGGTTGATGCATTGATCCCTCTTGAAGACGAGACAACGGAAGATGGCGGCGGCAGATCCTGGAACATGCACATGCGGTGTATGCTGAGAGTGAGCCGGACCAGTGTGTGACCCAGACCCGGTAATTAGGCTTGGTTGGGCCCTTCGGCTTTATATGTTGGGTTTTGGTGCGAGGTCTCGGTATGCAGCCCCCACAATCTGCACCCCTTCATCAACGGGATATGATTCCCTCAAAAAATAATCAACAGGATATGAGTAGCGACACATGGTGACTTTAGACTTATTAATGTATTATTTGTAAGGTCTTgatgaataattaataaaatgtctgCATACATCATCCTGATGCAGACGCCGGAGGTCATCCTTCTAAAAAAACTAACAAGGAACGAGAAATGCTAGAGAAATTGCTTCACTTATGGACGACGCTTACGGAAACTTTCATACGGACAGATGTGCCAGTGCCTGGGGCATGTTTGGTTGCAGTTTGGAACAGTACCTGCATTACATGTCCATCTCAACCCAGCCTGGTTACTGAAATACAGCCTCATATGTAGCAGATGCAACCTGTTTGGTTGCATGCATCACATGGAGAGGGATTTACCCTCCTGCTGTTTGGTTGCCGTTTTTGTGCTTAGGGTGTGAGTAGATGCAAACTTCAGCTGTTTGGTTGCAAACAGCGTTTGTGTTCTGCTCACCCCATTCAAATGTGGTGGCCTTACCACCACACATGATCAGCACAACAGCAACAGCAGAACAGCAAGATCAAACAAAGCAAGCAATATAATGACAGCAAACTTAACACAGCAAGTAATGAAAAGACAGCAAACTACTTAACTACATAGCATAAGTCTAGATTAAAGGCAGGGGCATCCTCCTTTCCTGCTCCATGCCAGGGTGCTGCTCCTGgccaaaatatgaacaagttacCAGCACAAGTCTCGCCACACACCATAAAAGTTCTCCACTAACACCTTACTTAAGTTAACTACATAGCCTGATCGATGTTACCAACGCAATTGTGCCTGCTACAACGAAACCTGCACATCACCGAGGAGTCGTGGTTGTAGATCTGAACCTTCAGTCCGAGTCCTGAGATGCGCACAACGACGAGGTCGCCGGGGACGATCCGGTGGCGGCGGCAGAAGTAGTCCCAGCCCCGGCCAAGCACCATGTGCCCCTCGAAGTTCTGCACCTGCACCCAGAACACGCACCGCTTGTTCGCCGACAGCCTGACGACGCGCGGGAGCCGCTTGATGACCAGCCAGGTGTTCATCACCTCCACGAACTTGGGAGGCACGACGAGCATGGCGAGGTCCTCGTTGTCCTTGATCTGCTGGTAGAAGCGCATCGGCTCCCTGGCCCCCTCCTCGTGGCCCTGCCTTGGAGATCGTCCCCTTGAACGAGGTACGCTCATGAAGGCGATCCTGCCAGGCAGGTCCACCTTCCTGAGCCACCTGTTCGTGGGGATGAAATCCTCGGTGCACTCAGCTCCGGCCACCACCTGAGCTCCTCCTCCCGGCACATCCCAGTCACTCTTCAATACCTTGTCAGATAAGATGACAAGTATTAATGCACAAACTCTTTGCAAAATGGCACTGATCAGGGACATTTGCCCAAGAGCAAATGACACCGATTAGTCCACAAACTCTCTGAGGAAATGTCAGTTATCAATGGCACTTGCTGTTGGGCAAGTCCACTGATCAGTGCCGCCAACAGCAAGTGCCATTAATAAGTGGCATTTTGCCCAACAGTAAGTGCCATTGATAAGTGGCAATTGCCTAAGGGCAAATGCCACTTATCAATGACACTTGTTGTTGGGCAAATGGCACTGATCAGTGGCACTGGTCAGTTGACTTGCTGTTGGACAAGTCCACTGATCAATGACATCTTCTTTGATGCAACTGGCACTCAACACTGCACTATCCTAAACATGGTAGCATCTAAAAATAGCAACACCAAGTGCCAATAGCACCCATGTGCAGCCATGCAGATTTGGCACCATCCTAAAATGCTCCTACTACATGCACGTATAACATTCAACACAAACCCTAGCTAGAACATGTATGTTAGCAACATGAAACATGAACATGATCCTATCTAGAACATGAACATGCCATCAGTCAACATGATTCTAGCATTCATCACTCAACATGAAGAACATGAACATGCCATCAGTCAACATGATTCTAATATTCATCACTCAACATGATTCTAGCATGAACACACCTACTAGCATGAACACAAATCATATGACACACAAGCAGTAGCACAAGAAAAATTATCCTAGCAGACATTGTACAAAACAAGAACAGATCAGTCCGATTGGATTCGATTGGGATCGCATCCAATCGGATCTGCTATAATCCTATCTAATCCTATCGAATCGACTAACTACTACCACATGCCTAAGAAATAAACATCTAATCTACATCTAGGAGCAAAGATTGACGGGTTTGACTCACCGGAGCACGCGCAGCCGCGGCGAACCGAGGCCGGGGTGAAAACCCCGccgggaaggagagagggggcgGAGTAGACGAGGAGCCGGCCCCGGCGACGACATGCGGCCTCGGCCCCGTGCTAAACGCCACGCCGGAGGTCGAGAAGGACGGCCCGCCGACCGGAGAAAACCCTTGGACGGGGGTCAAGAAAATCCCCGTGGCCAATGGGGTCCCAAAAAGGGGCGGCTCCGTCGGTGGCGCCGGCGCCGAGCCCAGGACCACGAGGTCCGGAATCGGCGGCGGAGCAGGAGCGACCGGCAccgcattgtccggcgctcgTGGTGGCCGGCGCGCGCAGCGTCGACGCCAGGTCGCGGCCCGAGTTCTGGAGCCCGGCCCGCCAGCGCTCCTGGATGCCGGCGATGCGCTGGTCGACGGGGGTTAGAGGGCGGCGCGGCGGTGGGCGTGGCGGAGCCatcggaggagaggagagggaggggcgttgagggagagagagggagcggTGGGAACAATGCGTCTGGGCGGTGACAGgagagtggggggggggggggggagtaatGAGACGTCGCCTCCATCTCCCGCGCTGCCCGAGGCGTGCAACTGCCTCGCACGCGTGGCCGCGTGCGGCCAGGCTCGCGAGAAACTGCCGATTTCGGCAGTTTCCGCCGGACCAGGTTGCGGGCTGCTTTAAGGTCCGTGCGGGCCTCAAACCGCATGCAACCCAGGCAATCAAACAGGCCGCACACATCCCGCGCGGGCCTGGTTGAGCtgcatgcgggcaaccaaacacgcccctgATTCATCTCTCGCCCATGATTTTCGGGGGTGGGGCCCACCTTCTCTCAATCTAATGATGCTACTTCAGTCCGTAAGTTTAAATCCGTAGAAAGTTGCCTGTAACTGTAGCATTTCTTCCAGGGAACTATTCAGTAAGGTACGGACGAGCACGCTTGCACGACATTTTCTCCTTGCCTAATATGTGTTCTGGTCAAGGTACAACACTTCTTATTTTTGCTGGTACGTGCTTTCGTGTTTCAAGCTTCTCCTTTTATTGTCTTTGTTTACTACTTATCAAAGAGAAATAATTTTGGCATAAAAACATCTTTTTTCCTTTTCCATTTCGTTTTTTCTGCCGGAAGTTTTTTTCTCCTATTGTTTTGGATGAGGGTCGCCATGCATGAAGAGTGATGTACTCCCTAAGACATCGACGGATAAAAGTGAAGGTTCGGTATTGCTAAGATTTCGATGAAACTTCTCAGTTTGCGTCTGGAACCAGCGGCGAGGCCAGCCTAAAGTATCAGTGGGGTCAatggtatttttggatttttttttctttgatATGAACAGTAAGTAAACAGTGTTTTTAGGCTTATTTTCAAAAAAACTGTGGGGTTAGTTGACCCCACAGCTACACACGTAGCTTCGCCGCTGTCTGGAACTGAAGTGCTTACGGAAAAATACACCCTAAGACCTCGACGGATTTCCTATGTCCATTTTTCTCAACGTTGCTTCCACGATGTGATCTGTTTTTATTGAATTATTTTAACATAGTACAGACGCAAACGCTCATATATACGCATGCACTCTCctctatgaacgcacacacgtaCATCCCTATGAGTATCTGAGAGACTGAgtcggcatatcatcttgagatttataAAGTCACCGTAGACACCTCCTCGTCGACGGGACGTCTCCtaccactgaacgcacatcgccagAAATCTTAAAATAAATCCAGTAATAATATGAGCACGGACTTGAACCCTGATGAACTGGGGATATCACTGGGCGCTAAGGCAGGCACTAGGGTCAGGATCCTGGTTGTTTTGCTAGGAACCCATCCAAATCCAGGAATCCAGCTGCTATCTACTCCCCCGTCTATGAATAAGTGTACTTCTAACTTTTGTCTTAAGTCAAAGTTTTAAAACTCTGACCAACTTTATAGGAAAAAGTAGCAACATTTATGACACTAAATTAGTATCACTAGATCCGTTTTGAATTGTACTTTCATAATATATCAATTTTATGTCATATATGTAGTACTACCTCTCTCTCTCAGTTTACAGGGCGTACGCGTACCCCTAGGTCGTCAATTTGACCAATCTAATAcaagtcatatattacaaaaaatataccaacatAATCTTCGGAGTTTCTACTTTCAAAAGATATAATTTttatgttatatagtttatattagggTGATAAAATTGGCAACCTAGGTATACGCGCAGGACTTGTAAACTGAAACGGATGTAGTACTACTCTTTTGTATATAGTTGGTCAAAATTTTAAAAACGTTGACTTAGGACAAAGGCTAGAAGTACACTTATtcgcggacggagggagtatgccATAAGAGTCGTCGGACGCTAACTCAGTTTCCTCTTCTATTTTTCTGACTACAGCGCTCATACATCCAGAACTATGTTAGTTGGGAGCTCCCGAGCGTTCTCAGAGTTTAGATCATTCTGGCCGTTCGATCGATTTTTTGATGCGTTTTGCACCGTTGGATCAAGCCACTGGTTGACATCGGCCATCGGATCGAGCCCGTGACACTGCTACAATGAACAATTTCACCCCCCGCTGTAAAGATCTCGTGCCACCGCCATTATTCCCGTGCCCTGCAGAGGGTATTTTCGTCTTTTCACATCTTAGGTCAACATGTGCCCTTCTCCTATTCGTTGCCTCATCCCCAATCGGTCGATCTCTCCTCCACTTCCCTCTCCCGCACATCTCTCTCCCATCCTccccgtccgccgccgccacacCATCGCCGCCGCCTACCCTCGGCGGGCGGCCCAcccctcctccttctccaccGTGGCATGGTGCTCCGCGACAACCTCTCGCTGGTCTGGTCCGATTTGAGCCACTTCACGCTGACCCCGACCCCCTTCTTCCAAGCCGGCGCTGCCACCATCGACGGCGAGGGCCGCAGCAGGAGCAGGAGCACGGCGGGAAGGAGGAGAACGACCAGGGCAGGTCGAGCCGCCATCCGTCACCGGCCGTCGACACCTCCTGTTCGACCACACAGCGGGAGCACCGGACCGTTGTCCTTGTGTTCATGCTCCTCCAGGAAGAAGACGACCCAAGGTGAGCCGCCTCCGATCCATCTTGCGGAGGCAGCGGTGAGCGCCCTCTCCACTCCCCCGattctctctctttctctctctctctgaccgTTGCTTCTCCCGAACTGCAGGAGTTCTCCTCCTCAAGGTGTCAACCGTCCTCGATCTACTGCTCCTCCTAGGTCTTCTGCGATGGCTTCCTCGCGTGTCGGCGCTGGTTGAGATGCTTGTGGGATTCTCGCAGTTGATTTGCTAGGTTGCTTTTGATATGGTCACGGGACTCACGTTCGATTTTGCTGCAGGTTCCTTCCTGTCGTTGTTTGCATTTGTTGCGGATCAAGGTCGTCCTGACGTCTGCTACTGCTGTGAGGGAGGAAGAAAGCTTTCTGGTCGTGAGCATTTCCTTTATTTCCTCATAATTCCTTTGGATGCATTTGGTGCTCGGATCTGCTTCGATCCCTGGGGTCTTTTGTTGCTTTGCAAACAACTCAATGGCAAGCCCAGATTTATAGTTTTTTGTTTCTTCCTTCTTTTGTCCGTTGGCTATGGGTTTGGCATGTGCTGCTGTTGTTTGATTATGCAGGACTACAATATTTGGCTGGCCTCACTGTTACCTTGGGTTATTTGCTGGTTTAGGTGCCTGGCTTGAGGATTAGTTGCTGGATTGTGTCAGTCTAAAGTGTGTCCCAGATTTGTTGGTTTCGGTGTTTAGCTTAAGTTGGGCTGATTAGTCTCTGATTTGGTTCTTTGGCTTGACGATTAATTGCATAGATGGCGTGGATTTAGTTCGGTTAGTCCTGGGTTTAGGTGCTCATCTTGAGGATTGCTTGCTGGATGATTTGGCCATTTAGCTAGTGAGAGGGTTAACCGCATGGATGGCATGGCTTGTTAGTTAGGTTAGTCCCTGGTTTAGGTGCTCACCTTGATGATTACTTGTTGGATTAGGTGCTTACGTTGAGGATTGCTTCCTAGATTATATCAGTCTGAAGTGTGTCACATATTAATTGGTCTTGGTGCTTGGCTTAAGGATTGACTTTTGAACTGGTTAGTCTCTGATTTGGTTCTTTGGCTTTAGGATTCACTGCACGCTGAATTATGTAAGGCTAAAATGTGTCCCAAATTTGTTGGTTCGAGTGTTTGGCTTGAGGGTTGATTGTTGGTCTGGGTTGGTGTCTGATTTAGTTCTTTAGCTTAAGGATTGATTGCATGGCTGGTTAGTATAATGAAGATTAATTGTTGGTCTGGGTTAGTCTCTGATTTCGTTCTTTGCCTCAAGGATTAATTGGGTGGATTCATAGCTGCTATGACATCATTATAGTGGTGATGGATACTGTTGGTTGTGAGCTATTTCTAGGCTAGAAATTATTCCTTTTCTTATGAAGGTTAATTATATTCACAACATCATATTTTGGAAACGAGCGGTTATGAATTTGTTTAGTGTCAGGAGTGCAGTGGATTATGATCAATTAAGACAAATCTATGGACAATCATTACAAATGAGATTATTTAATTGCCCGCAAATTTAGTACGTACTCTTATTTCCAGGATCGTTGGTTGGTTCTATTGCTATTTATTGTGCAAGGACCCTCTTTTGCTGGCCTCGGTCTTCTGCACTGTGTACCCTCTTTTGTTGGCATCAGCCTTTGAGATGATTTgccagtgtgtgtgtgtgatctTGGTATAATGATGTGATGAACTAATTGATCCTACTTAGAACATTTGATATAGTCTTCTTCCACGAATAATAAATCATGCATGTGTGGGAGGGTGAAGGGGGACAGGAGATAGGATCACTATTTACCCTTATTATCGCGATTACATGTTCTTCTGGTGGGTTTCTGACGATTTGGCTCTTGGATGCAGGGTGGGAATGAGGAGATGAGTCTCGTGGCGGTGAGCGGAATGGAGATAAGGATGGCGACTTGATGTTTTAGGATGTTTTGGTGGTCTGATGCTTTTAGTCACCGCTCTCGTTCCCGAGGTGCTCCTTTATCTTGACCATGACTCTGATTTTTAGTTAGACACCATGTTTGCAGATTCAAGTTCCAAAATCAGGGTACTGTTTTTTATTTTTGGTAAGCTTTAGTGAGCTGAAATATGTAGAGTTTGGATTGGGGATACAAGCATTGTTAAACTAGGTTACATACTAGATTTTTCTAAATTTCTCCTCCTTTTCTGGTTCATTGCCAGAACATAGCTTCTGGTTTCCTGCAAGTGAGCTATAAAATTAATATAGGCTGTTATCATTGCATGCATGTTTATTATGAACTTTAGCTAAATTTGGTTGTGTATTGTGCAGGTGGTGGCCAAAGGCAAATGGTATAGAGCCTCCATGAGATTTTGAATTCTGCTTGATGCATATAGGAAAGGGTATTGTGAACATTTGGTTCATTTTGGTTGTGGATTGACCTATGCTGTGCAAAGGAAACATGTTGTCACGCCTTCAAGTGAGATTCTATCCGTTAAAAATGTGCACTCTTGACATGCTTAATCTTTGATGTTTTCGGCTTCAATTGTGAGGCTGCACTGCAATCC is drawn from Aegilops tauschii subsp. strangulata cultivar AL8/78 chromosome 1, Aet v6.0, whole genome shotgun sequence and contains these coding sequences:
- the LOC109761943 gene encoding acetylserotonin O-methyltransferase 1 translates to MSALMQQKELAMSTDELLQAQVELYHHSFAFVKSLALKAATDLCIPDAIQHLGGAATLSDLAAETGIHPTKLSNLRRLMRVLTTSGVFSVTGDHAGAVYKLTRVSRLLVVDRAGGRTHLSPVVSAFVSPYPVTTLFSMREWFTDERAAAMSLFEVAHGCTLWEAAAMDGTAFNAAMAADSRFTMENLLLECGSVFETVRGSLVDVGGGHGAAAAAIARAFPHVKCTVLDLPHVVATAPTDDKLTFVGGDMFDNVPPADAVLLKWVLHDWQHEDCVKILRRCKEAIPARNVGGTVIIVDTVIGSAGSQQGIASKETEVLFDVFMMAADGVEREEHEWSKIFIEAGFTDYKITPTMGLRSIIELYP